GGCAACCGGTCTCGCGCCACATGCCCTGCTCGCGGGCATAGGCCTCGACCAGGTCGATGGTCTCTTCATCACGCCCCGAGACCCGGAGGTACTCGATGGTTTCGCTGTCCACCGGGAAAATCGCACAGGTCGCGCCGTACTCGGGAGACATATTGCCAATGGTCGCGCGGTCGGCCAGCGGCAGATTGTCGAGGCCGTCGCCGAAGAATTCGACGAACTTACCAACAACCCCCTTCTTGCGGAGTTTTTCGGTGACCGTCAGGACCAGGTCCGTGGCGGTCGCACCCTCGCGCAGCTCACCACTCAGTCGAAAGCCGACAACCTCGGGGACGAGCATGGTGATCGGCTGACCGAGCATGGCTGCCTCGGCCTCAATGCCACCGACGCCCCAGCCCAGAACGCCGAGACCATTCACCATCGTAGTGTGGGAGTCGGTGCCCACCAGCGTATCCGGATAGGCCAGGGTGCCGGTCTCGGTCTCCTTGGTGAATACCGTCTTGGCGAGATATTCGAGATTGACCTGATGGACGATGCCTGTCCCCGGCGGCACGACCCGGAAGTTGGAGAACGCCTTCTGGCCCCAGCGAAGGAACTTGTAACGCTCCTCGTTGCGCTTGAATTCGATCTTGCTGTTCAGATCGAGCGCGTCGCTGGTACCGAAATGATCCACCATGACCGAATGATCGATGACCAGGTCCGCCGGTTCGAGCGGATTGATCAGATTCGGATCGCCGCCCAGACGTTTCATCGCATCGCGCATGGCGGCCAGATCGACCACCGCCGGCACCCCGGTAAAATCCTGGAGCAACACCCGCGCCGGCATGAACGCGACCTGTCCGCCCGGGCCGCCGTTCGGATCCCATTCGCAGATCGCCCTGATCTGCTCCGGACCGACATTCTGGCCATCTTCCTTGCGCAGCTGGTTTTCGAGCAGGACCTTCAGCGAGAACGGCAGCCGATCGATGTCGTACTGGTCCTTGAGGGCATCGAGTCGGTAGATCTCGTACTGCTTACCCTTGACGTCCAGTGTTCCGCGGGCATTGTAGCTATTGGTCATGACTTCCTCCCGGAATCGGCGTGCGCACCATGCACGACCGTTGTATTAGGTCTATCGACCCGTCTGAGTTCTTCATTTTACATGACGCGACACCACAAGGGCATGCGCTTTACGAGCGACTGATAGCAGTTATCGCGCATTGAGTGCCGCCCGGGCGGATTCGACAATAGCCCGGCGGCCGAAGACGAGCCGCAGACGACCGCCACCATTCATCTGCCAGAGCCCCGCCGCGCGAATCGCGGCGAGCAGCAATGCACGAATGATGGCCGCGTTGCGCGTTTCCTGGAGATACGCCGCGTGGCCCTGGACGATAATCCGTGGCCGCAGCGGGCTGATGTGCTCGCTGTAGAGATCGGCGAGATGGTGGATGACGCTGTCATGGCCAATTCGGCCGAAATAGTCCGCCTGGTTCCGGGTGCGCTCGAGGCCGGCGGCCAGTGTTTGCAGGCGGTTCCTGTCGCGCCGGAGCCGGCGCTCGAGCTGCAGGACGCCAATCACGTAGCGGGTCAGATGCATGGACTCGGGCTTCGAGAGATGATCGGCCAGCGCCCTCAGGCCCGTGTCAAGGGCGCCAGGGCCGCCGTAGAGCGTTTCCACCGAGCCGGAGTAATCACCCAGCAAGCCGAGCAGGCAGGTTTCAGTGCGCGCCGGATCGTGCTGTCCACGCTCGGCAATCGCCCGGACTTCACCCAGGGCCTGGAAGACCGCGCCAAGTGCCTGTGTGCGCTCCTGCTCAGGCGACGCCACTGATCGGGCTCTCTGCCACCGGGGTACGGGTTTCGATGATGCCGCCGCCGAGGCAGCATGCTCCGCTATACACCACGACCGACTGTCCCGGCGTCACGGCACGCTGCGGGTGGTCAAAGGTCAGTCTTCGTCGACCTGCCGTGAGTGGCGTAAGCCAACCGGGCTGGTCGATCTGGCGATGACGGAGTCTGGCGGTGCAGCGAATCGGCGCATCGGGGCCATGTCCATCGATCCAGTGCCAGTGATCCGCGACCAGGCCATCACTCATGAGCGCCGGGTGGTCATGGCCCTGCACAACGATGAGCTGATTGGTTTCCATGTTCTTGTCCGCTACATACCAGGCTAGTCCCGGACGCTTCGCATCGCCACCCAGGTTCAGGCCGCGACGCTGACCGAGGGTGTAGAACGCAAGCCCCTCGTGCTGGCCCACCGTTTCGCCGTCGGGGGTCGCGATCGGCCCGGGACGGCTATCGATGTACCGGCCGAGGAAACCGCGGAAGTCGCGTTCGCCGATGAAGCAGATGCCGGTGCTGTCAGGCTTGTCGAAGTTGTTGAACCCGGCCTGGTCCGCCAGGCGCCGCACCGCCGGCTTGGTCAGACCGGCGAGCGGAAAGATCGCCGCCTCGAGCTGTTCCTGACCGAGCGTGTAGAGGAAATAGGTCTGGTCCTTCTCGGTATCGGTCGCCCGTCGCAGTGTTCTTGCGCCCGGTTCGCCCCCGACACTGGCGTAATGGCCCGTGGCGACGGCATCGGCACCCAGACGTCGGGCATGATCGAGAAAAGCTCTGAACTTGATACGCTGATTACACAGGATGTCCGGATTCGGCGTGCGGCCGGCGCGGAACTCGCGCAGGCAATGGTCGAACACCTCGGCCCGGTACTGTGCGGCGAAGTTGGCCCGATGCAGGGGAATGCCCAGGGCATCGGCGACCTGTCGGGCATCGGCATAATCGGCTTCGGCGCTGCAATGGCTCTCGGTGTCGTCGTCCTCCCAGTTCTTCATGAACAGGCCTTCGACCCGGTAGCCTTGCTCCCTGAGCAGCCAGGCACTGACCGCGGAGTCGACGCCACCCGAGAGGCCGACAATGATGTGTGATGTACGCTGCATGGTGGAATAATAACATCGGGGATCCCGGATGGACCTTTTACTCGACGGGAAGTGTCCTCATATCAGGAGATGAAGCCTTGGGGATAATCGGTTGATGAGCGAAGAGAACGATCCGAAACGCGACGACGATCTATCGGTCAAAGAAAGTGAGCCGAGTGTCAAGCAACCACCGCTGTACCGAGTCGTGCTCCTGAACGACGATTACACGCCAATGGAATTCGTCGTGGAGGTGTTGCAGACCTTCTTTCGCATGGACCGCGAGCAGGCCACGCAGGTCATGCTCCACGTCCATACCCGCGGCAAGGGTGTCTGCGGAGAATTCAGTCGCGACGTCGCGGAAACCAAGGTGGATCAGGTCAATGATTACGCACGTGAGAACGATCACCCGCTCATGTGTACGCTCGAACCGGCCTGATCGCTGTATTCAACCCGGTGCAGCCGGGTTTTCCCAACAAGATTGCAAGTGAGATATCGATGCTGAGCAAAGAGCTGGAATTCACGTTGAACCTCGCCTTCAAGGAAGCGCGTGACAAGCGTCATGAGTTCCTTACCGTGGAGCATCTCCTCCTCGCGCTGACCGATAACCCGGCAGCGCTCGAGGTGTTGCGTGCCTGCGAGGCCGATCTCGAGACCCTGCGACAGGATCTCGAGGCATTCCTCGACGAAACAACACCACTACTGCCGGCCAACGATAACCGTGAGACTCAGCCCACGCTGGGATTCCAGCGGGTGCTGCAGCGCGCGATTCTGCATGTCCAGTCGTCGGGCAAGAAGGAAGTGAGCGGCGCGAACGTGATCGTCGCCATGTTCAGTGAACAGGAGTCGCAGGCCGTGTATTTCCTCCATAAGCAGAATATCTCCCGGCTCGATGCCGTGAATTTCATCTCCCACGGCGTCTCGAAGGGCAGCAGTGAGGAAGGCGGCGGCGAATCCGAGCCGTCCCGCGAAGAGGGCGAGACCAGCGAGGATGGTGAGAGCACCAATCCGCTCGAGAGCTTTGCCACCAATCTCAATGTCCGGGCTCGCCAGGGGCGGACCGACCCGCTGATCGGGCGCAAGTTCGAGGTCGAGCGGACCATTCAGATCCTCTGCCGCCGGCGCAAGAACAACCCGCTCTACGTGGGTGAGGCCGGCGTGGGCAAGACCGCCATTGCCGAAGGGCTTGCCAAGCTCATCGAGGATCAAGAGGTGCCCGAGGTGCTCTCCGACGCCACGATCTACTCCCTCGACATGGGCGCACTGGTGGCCGGCACCAAGTATCGGGGCGATTTCGAAAAGCGCCTGAAAGGTCTGCTTGCGCAGCTGAAAAAGCAGAAGCACGCCATCCTCTTCATCGACGAGATCCACACCATCATTGGTGCCGGATCGGCCTCGGGCGGCGTGATGGATGCATCCAATCTCCTCAAGCCCATGCTGGCGAGCGGCGAACTCAAGTGCATCGGCTCGACGACCTATCAGGAATATCGCAGCGTGTTCGAGAAAGACCGCGCACTGGCGCGGCGTTTCCAGAAGATCGATGTCGCCGAACCCACTGTCGAGGAGACCGTGCAGATCCTGCGCGGGCTCAAGGATCGGTTCGAAAAGCATCATGGCGTTCGGTTCACGCATCCGGCACTGGAATCGGCGGCGGAGCTGGCGGCGAAGTACATTAGCGACCGGTTCCTGCCCGACAAGGCCATCGACGTCATCGACGAGGCGGGCGCCAACCTTCGTCTGCTGCCGCCGTCGAAGAAGAAAAAGACGGTCAGCGTGAGCGATGTCGAGACGATTATCGCGAAAATCGCCCGCATCCCCCCGAAGCGGGTGTCGACGTCGGACATGCGGTTGCTTGAAACGATCGAGAAGGATCTCAAGCGGACCATTTTCGGCCAGGACGAAGCGATTGATACGCTGGCTACGACGATCAAGATGTCCCGTGCCGGGCTGCGTGATACGGGCAAACCCGTGGGCAGTTTCCTGTTCGCCGGCCCCACGGGTGTTGGCAAGACCGAGGTCACGAAGCAGCTTGCCGAGACCATGGGCATCAATCTGATCCGCTTCGACATGTCGGAGTACATGGAGCGGCATACGGTGTCGCGGCTGATTGGTGCGCCGCCGGGATATGTCGGCTTCGATCAGGGCGGGCTGCTCACCGAGGAGGTGCTCAAGCATCCCCACTCGGTCGTGTTGCTCGACGAGATCGAGAAGGCGCACCCCGACGTCTTCAACCTGCTGCTACAGGTTATGGATCATGGCTCGCTCACGGATAACAATGGTCGGCATGCCGACTTCCGCAACGTGATCCTTGTGATGACCACCAATGCCGGCGCCGAAGAGCAGAGCCGGCGGACAATCGGTTTCACGCCGCAGGATCAGAGCAGCGACCAGATCGAGGTGATCCGCAAGCAGTTCACGCCGGAGTTCCGGAACCGGCTGGATGCCATCATCCAGTTCAACGGCCTGGCGCCGGAGGTAATCCAGCGGGTGGCCGACAAGTTCATCCGTGATCTGCGTCACCAGCTGGCTGACAAGCGGGTCACGCTGGAAGTGAGCGATCCCGCTCGCGACTGGCTGGCCGAGCAGGGCTACGACCCGAAGATGGGTGCTCGGCCGATGGCCCGTCTTATCCAGGATCGGCTCAAGCGTGAGCTGGCGGATGAGTTGCTGTTTGGCAAGCTGACCAATGGCGGGCATGTTGCGGTCGATCTGGACGAGACCGGCGAAGCGCTGGCCTTCCATATCGACACGCCAGAGCCGGTTGAGTAAACCGGTTCAACGCGCCCGGAAAACGATACGCCCTTTGTTGAGATCATAGGGCGTTAACTCGACGGTAACTTTGTCACCGCGCAGAATCCGGATGTAGTGCTTTCGCATTTTTCCGGAAATATGCGCGGTGACCACGTGGCCGTTCTCCAGCTCGACGCGGAACATGGTGTTGGGCATCACCTCGGTGATGGTGCCCTGCATGCGGATATTCTCTTCCTTCGCCATTCAGCCTTTCTCTTCCTGATTAAAACACTTAATTCTACCCGAGCCGGGTACGTTCACCAATCGCGAGGTTCTATTCAACCGCGATCCAGCCGTCAGGTGACAGCCGCTCGTGCGGCCGGAAGCCGGTCTTGTAGTCCATCCCCGGACACCCCTCGATCCAGTAACCCAGGTACAGCCAGTCACGCTGTCGGCGTTTCGCTTCCTCGATCTGTAGAAGTATTGCCAGAGTGCCCAGGCCACGTTCGGTCGCGGCCGGGTCGTAGAAGGTGTAAACGGCCGAGAATGCGGCTCCGGTATCGTCGGTGACCGCCACGCCGAGCAGACGATCATTGGTTGCCTCGCGGAGTTCCAGGAACTCCGTCGTGCACCAGTGCGAGGTCAGATACTGCCAGTAGAGGTCCGGATCCGCGTCGTCCATGCCGCCGCCCGGGTGGCGGGCCGAGACATAGCGGCTGTAGAGCTCGAAATGCTCGGGCCGATACCGGAATCCGACACTTGTCAGATAGACATCGGAATTGTCTCGCCGGCAGCGCCGGTGCCGGCGTCGCGGCTGGAATCGCGCCACCGGAATGCGGATGCTCTGACATAGCTGACAGCCGGGGCAGGCATTGCGGTAGAGATGTTCGCCCCCGCGTCGGAAGCCGTTTTTGAGCAGCTCGTCATAGAGTTCCGGTGTCGGCGTCAGCCGCGGGTCGACGAAGTCGAACTGCGATGGCCGATCATGGAGGTAAGGGCAGGGGCGATAGCCTGTCCCGAACAGCCGCAGTCGCCGGGTTGTATCGGCTTCGGTCATGACGGCCACTTGCGAGTGACGTCATCGCGCGTGATAGACAGTGACCAGGCCCCCGGGCGCGTTTCTCCGCGCTGACTGGCGGCCAGCCTGAGCAGGAAGCGTTTGCGGGGGACGACCTCGGCCCCCAGGCTGAGTAGATGTTCGGTGGGCATCTGGCAGTCGAGGAAGTCGAATCCCCATTCGCCGAGCTGGCGGAGCAGCCAGGCAAGGGCGATCTTGCTGCCGTTGGTCGCATGACTGAACATCGATTCCCCGAAGAAGGCTCGGCCGGTGGAAACGCCGTACAGGCCACCGATTAAACGTTTTCCGCGCCATACCTCGATGGAATGGGCCAGCCCGAGCGTGTGCATGTCGTAGTAGGCATCGGCCATTTCCGGTGTAATCCAGGTCTCCGGCTGATCCAGCCGTGGCGCGGCGCAGGCGGCGATGACCGCCTCGAAGGCCGTATCCAGCGATACCTGGTAGTCGGTCTTTCGCAGTTGCCGCCTCAGCGACCGACTCATGTGAAAGCCGGACGGAGTGATGAGCGCGCGTGGATCGGGGCTCCACCACAGGACAGGTTCGCCGGGGGAGTACCACGGGAAAATCCCGTTCCGATAGGCCGATTCCAGCCGTTGCGGTGACAGTGACGCGCCAATGGCGAGCAGGCCGTTGGGCTCGGCGAGCGCGGTTTCCGGGTCGGGCAGGGGCGTAGTCTCGTCATTCGGCGCGAGCCATGGAATCGGGAGCGCCGGCTCAGTCACGTGGCAGTTGCTCCAGCACATCGGCCCGATAGGGACCCTCCGCGGTCAGAGTCCGGGCGTATTCGGCGACGGCCGGGCGCTCGCGTGCCAGAAAGTCGTCGACGGCGGCGCGGAACTGCTCATCGCGCAGATAGTGCGCGGAATGCGTGAGCACCGGGAGGAAACCACGAGCCACCTTGTGCTCGCCCTGGGCACCGGGCTCGAACCGGTCCATGCCCTCGCGGATGCAGTAATCGATGCCCTGGTAATAACAGGCCTCGAAGTGCAGGTCGTCATAGTCGCGGGCCGCGCCCCAGTAGCGCCCGTAGAGGGTATCGTCGCTGCGCAGGCAGATCGCCGCCGCCACGGGATCGCCGTCCGCCTCGGCGAGAAATACCACCACTCGGTCACCGAGCCGCTCGCCCAGTTCGACAAAACAGTCCCGGCTGATCACCGGGAGGTTGCCGTGGGCATGAAAGGTGTCTTCGTAGAAGCCATGCAGCGCTGTCCAGAGCTGATGGCTGACCTCGTGGCCATGGAGCGTACGCATCTGCAGGCCCTGTTCGCTGACCCGGCGACGCTCGCGGCGGATATTCTTGCGCTTTTTGGCGCTGAGTCCGCCGAGGAAATCTTCGAAATCGCGGTAGCCGGCGTTCCGCCAGTGATACTGGCAACCATCGCGGCGGGCATAGCCCGATGTCTCGAGGGTTTCCACATCTTCCACCTGCGGGAACAGCCAGTGCACGGAGCTGATTTCCATCGCATCGGCCATCTGTTGTGCACCCGCCGCGAGGGCCTGGCGCAGGCCTTCTTCGGAGTAGTCGGCATTCAAAAGCATGCGGGGGCCGTTCACGGGGCTGTAGGGCACGGCGATGATGAGCTTCGGGTAGTAGTCAAGCCCGTTGCGCTCGTAGGCGTGCGCCCAGGCGAAATCGAACACGAACTCGCCCCACGAGTTGCCCTTGAGGTAGGCCGGTGCCGCGGCAGCGAGCGTGTCATCGTCTTCGAGGACGAGGTGATGGGGGATCCACCCGTTATTCCGGGACACGGCACCGTGACGCTCCATCGCGTCCAGGAATTCATGTCGCAGGAACGGGTTGTCCGCACCCACAAGGGCGTTCCACCGTTCGGCGGCGATCTCGCTGATTGCTGATATGGCTTTGAGTTGCATGCCTCGACAGACCGCAAAGGTTGCCCTGAAGTGCCCTGTCGCTCCCCGCTGCTAAAGGCCGGGTGCCTACTGTACACTCAAGCTTATGGCAGGCAAGACAACAGCGCGGCAACTGGTGGCGCCACGCACCCAGCACATCAGCCGGGTGATCCGGGAGGCGGCCCTGCTTTTGCTGCTGGCGGTGGCCGGCTTTCTCATGCTCTCGCTTCTGACCTATACCCCGGCCGACCCCGGCTGGAGCCAGTCCGGTCCGGTCCGGGGCGTTGGTAATGCCGGTGGGGTGGTGGGTGCTTACTGGGCGGATCTGAGCCTGTATCTGTTCGGTTACCTCGCCTACCTGCTGCCGGCTCTGATCGTATTACTGGCGACACTCGTGTATCGCTGGCAGCGCCATGGCGGCTCCGTTCACTGGGCGGTGATGGGGGTGAGGGTGATCGGCTTTCTGCTCACCCTGTTTGCCGGTGCCGCGGTGGCTCGCCTGCACATCCCGCCCGTCCCCGGCATCGTCCCGCTCAGCTCCGGCGGAGTGCTCGGGAACCTGGTCGGAGACTGGGGGCAGGAGGCGTTCAGCTTCACTGGCGCCACTTTGCTGGCACTGGCGGTGCTGCTGGCCGGCGTTACGCTTTTCACGGGGCTGTCCTGGATCCTGCTGATGGACCGGCTTGGGCAAATCGTCCTGGC
The Spiribacter vilamensis DNA segment above includes these coding regions:
- the aat gene encoding leucyl/phenylalanyl-tRNA--protein transferase translates to MTEPALPIPWLAPNDETTPLPDPETALAEPNGLLAIGASLSPQRLESAYRNGIFPWYSPGEPVLWWSPDPRALITPSGFHMSRSLRRQLRKTDYQVSLDTAFEAVIAACAAPRLDQPETWITPEMADAYYDMHTLGLAHSIEVWRGKRLIGGLYGVSTGRAFFGESMFSHATNGSKIALAWLLRQLGEWGFDFLDCQMPTEHLLSLGAEVVPRKRFLLRLAASQRGETRPGAWSLSITRDDVTRKWPS
- the hflD gene encoding high frequency lysogenization protein HflD, which translates into the protein MASPEQERTQALGAVFQALGEVRAIAERGQHDPARTETCLLGLLGDYSGSVETLYGGPGALDTGLRALADHLSKPESMHLTRYVIGVLQLERRLRRDRNRLQTLAAGLERTRNQADYFGRIGHDSVIHHLADLYSEHISPLRPRIIVQGHAAYLQETRNAAIIRALLLAAIRAAGLWQMNGGGRLRLVFGRRAIVESARAALNAR
- a CDS encoding GNAT family N-acetyltransferase is translated as MQLKAISAISEIAAERWNALVGADNPFLRHEFLDAMERHGAVSRNNGWIPHHLVLEDDDTLAAAAPAYLKGNSWGEFVFDFAWAHAYERNGLDYYPKLIIAVPYSPVNGPRMLLNADYSEEGLRQALAAGAQQMADAMEISSVHWLFPQVEDVETLETSGYARRDGCQYHWRNAGYRDFEDFLGGLSAKKRKNIRRERRRVSEQGLQMRTLHGHEVSHQLWTALHGFYEDTFHAHGNLPVISRDCFVELGERLGDRVVVFLAEADGDPVAAAICLRSDDTLYGRYWGAARDYDDLHFEACYYQGIDYCIREGMDRFEPGAQGEHKVARGFLPVLTHSAHYLRDEQFRAAVDDFLARERPAVAEYARTLTAEGPYRADVLEQLPRD
- the clpA gene encoding ATP-dependent Clp protease ATP-binding subunit ClpA, translating into MLSKELEFTLNLAFKEARDKRHEFLTVEHLLLALTDNPAALEVLRACEADLETLRQDLEAFLDETTPLLPANDNRETQPTLGFQRVLQRAILHVQSSGKKEVSGANVIVAMFSEQESQAVYFLHKQNISRLDAVNFISHGVSKGSSEEGGGESEPSREEGETSEDGESTNPLESFATNLNVRARQGRTDPLIGRKFEVERTIQILCRRRKNNPLYVGEAGVGKTAIAEGLAKLIEDQEVPEVLSDATIYSLDMGALVAGTKYRGDFEKRLKGLLAQLKKQKHAILFIDEIHTIIGAGSASGGVMDASNLLKPMLASGELKCIGSTTYQEYRSVFEKDRALARRFQKIDVAEPTVEETVQILRGLKDRFEKHHGVRFTHPALESAAELAAKYISDRFLPDKAIDVIDEAGANLRLLPPSKKKKTVSVSDVETIIAKIARIPPKRVSTSDMRLLETIEKDLKRTIFGQDEAIDTLATTIKMSRAGLRDTGKPVGSFLFAGPTGVGKTEVTKQLAETMGINLIRFDMSEYMERHTVSRLIGAPPGYVGFDQGGLLTEEVLKHPHSVVLLDEIEKAHPDVFNLLLQVMDHGSLTDNNGRHADFRNVILVMTTNAGAEEQSRRTIGFTPQDQSSDQIEVIRKQFTPEFRNRLDAIIQFNGLAPEVIQRVADKFIRDLRHQLADKRVTLEVSDPARDWLAEQGYDPKMGARPMARLIQDRLKRELADELLFGKLTNGGHVAVDLDETGEALAFHIDTPEPVE
- a CDS encoding arginyltransferase, which encodes MTEADTTRRLRLFGTGYRPCPYLHDRPSQFDFVDPRLTPTPELYDELLKNGFRRGGEHLYRNACPGCQLCQSIRIPVARFQPRRRHRRCRRDNSDVYLTSVGFRYRPEHFELYSRYVSARHPGGGMDDADPDLYWQYLTSHWCTTEFLELREATNDRLLGVAVTDDTGAAFSAVYTFYDPAATERGLGTLAILLQIEEAKRRQRDWLYLGYWIEGCPGMDYKTGFRPHERLSPDGWIAVE
- the clpS gene encoding ATP-dependent Clp protease adapter ClpS encodes the protein MSEENDPKRDDDLSVKESEPSVKQPPLYRVVLLNDDYTPMEFVVEVLQTFFRMDREQATQVMLHVHTRGKGVCGEFSRDVAETKVDQVNDYARENDHPLMCTLEPA
- the mnmA gene encoding tRNA 2-thiouridine(34) synthase MnmA, yielding MQRTSHIIVGLSGGVDSAVSAWLLREQGYRVEGLFMKNWEDDDTESHCSAEADYADARQVADALGIPLHRANFAAQYRAEVFDHCLREFRAGRTPNPDILCNQRIKFRAFLDHARRLGADAVATGHYASVGGEPGARTLRRATDTEKDQTYFLYTLGQEQLEAAIFPLAGLTKPAVRRLADQAGFNNFDKPDSTGICFIGERDFRGFLGRYIDSRPGPIATPDGETVGQHEGLAFYTLGQRRGLNLGGDAKRPGLAWYVADKNMETNQLIVVQGHDHPALMSDGLVADHWHWIDGHGPDAPIRCTARLRHRQIDQPGWLTPLTAGRRRLTFDHPQRAVTPGQSVVVYSGACCLGGGIIETRTPVAESPISGVA
- the infA gene encoding translation initiation factor IF-1; protein product: MAKEENIRMQGTITEVMPNTMFRVELENGHVVTAHISGKMRKHYIRILRGDKVTVELTPYDLNKGRIVFRAR